The following nucleotide sequence is from Psychroflexus torquis ATCC 700755.
AGTTACAAAATGATTAAAGGTATTGATTTTTATAATCATGTTTTAAACTTTAGCCAAGCCTTTGAAAACGTGACTTTTAAATATGAAACTGTGAAGCAAATTCAAATCGAAAATGATATTGCTTTTGTAGAAACTGAAAATGCTACATACGCTGCCGAATATATTTTTAATTCTACGACCCTTTTTAATCCTAAAATAAATACACAGAATTCTCTCTTACAACATTTTGAAGGCTGGATAATTAAAACAAAAAAACCATCCTTTAATAGTAAGATTGGCACGCTGATGGACTTTAGACTAAACCAAGAGCATGGTACAACTTTTATGTATGTTCTGCCAACCTCAGCGAAAGAGGCTTTGGTAGAGTATACCTTATTTAGCGAAAAAGTACTAGACAAGGAACGCTATAAAGTAGCATTAGAAAATTATATAAAAGACGATCTGAAAATTGAAGACTATGAAATTACGCACAAAGAGTTTGGAATTATACCCATGTCTTTAGCTGATTTTTCAAGAAGTCCAAATTCTGAAAAAAGAATTATCAATATAGGAACCGCTGGCGGATATACAAAAGCAAGCAGCGGTTATACGTTTCAGTTTATTCAAAAAAACACAAAGGAAATCCTAAACAATCTACGAAAGGGTAAGCCTCCAAATCCAAAGATTACTTTTCGAGACCACAGGTTTCATTGGTACGACCGAACCTTGTTAGAAGTAATTATCTCTGGAAAGATGACGGGAAAAGAAATATTCTCAATACTATTCAAAAAAATACAACCAGAGAAAATTTTGGGTTTTTTGGCCAATGAAAGTACTCTTAAAGACGACATTAAACTAATGAATTGCTTACCGAAAACACCCTTTCTGATAGCTGGATTCAAACAATTAATATAGCAGATACAAAAAAACTAATGCCAAATTATATTTATAATGCCGTATTAATAAATTGAATTATACTACTATTTTAGGCTCGTCAATTCAAAAATTAGAGTCTATGAGCTTTTTTATCAATGATTTTTAATTACTTCACTCGCCATATAAAAACACGGGCATTCTCATAGGGTCTGCCAGATTTGGCTATAACAAAACGTTGATTGAGTAACTTTTTCGAGATTGATATCAAGACCAATTTCTTAGGCTTATTACTATTTATGATTCGATCACATACACTTATACAAGCCTCATTATGTTTAGAGGAATTAAATGAGCATAAGAGATCCCTCAGCTTGCTGTAACCAACTTTACTTAAGCGACTAATACCAATTTAATTTTTAAACATAATATTAAAAATTTGAATTATACTATGACGTAGCTCAACGCAGATTTATAATTAGTTGATGAAAAATAGATAAGCATAGCACTAGTTACGCTTCTATTTTATAACGATTAATAAGTGAAGAAGAAGCTGATTTTATCCGACATTTGAATGCTAAATTGGTATTAAAAGTAAAGTTCAATTCTGGATAGGCAGCATTAAAAAAATCGTCTGATTTTAGGCTAGCATCTCTATCACTGTTTTTTGTGTTGATAGAATTTGTTTGTGTTGTAAAACTGATGTCTGAATCATTAAAGTTTTCTGTTTCAGTTTCAACGGTAGACTTAAAATGTTCAAAGTGACCTGTAACCGTTGAAATCATCATATGCTTTACTCTAAAACCGATTTCAGAATACGTTGGGTCAATGTTCCATTTTATTTATCAAAGTCAAACAAAAGAAATAAAAAGACTAGACCCCGACTCCCTCCAACACTACCAAACCCCTTTAAAAACAAAGATTATCACCTATTATATCAAATTATATTTATAATGCCGTATGAATAAATTGAATTATTTTTTGATTGATTGATTGAAATCAAAAATAACTAGCATAGCCTTAGCTACGGTAATTATTTTTGATGAAAAGCAGACGAAAAAGAAACGATTTATTGCGTCATTATAGGTCTAATTTGGTATTATATCGGTAAAAAGATCTCAGTTTTCGTACACATCATCAAATTATTCGCTCATCAGCTTTATAAGCGCCACGTCGGTGTAATATCCACTGTGCTTCATCTAACGGATTTACCCCTTTATATTCTCGAATAGCCCCTTCGCCTTTAGGACAGGTATCATATCCATAAAACTGTAATTTAAGACGTAGCTTACCACTTGTAATGGCATTTAATTTGATACTAAAATCTAATGATGTTGCCACAGGGATGGTTCCTCTTAAGCGAAATGTGTCATCAACAAATTGCGGAGTCTCAAAATTCGCTCTTCGTGTACTTAGCTCAGATACTATTTTTCCTAATAAGGCTTCGTTTGCTTTTATTTCAAAGCTCAATATAGGTTCTAATAAATGTGTTCCACCAATTTTTAATCCCTGCATAATTCCCATTGGAGTTGCTAAATTAAAATCACCCGGTCTAGAATGCACATTATGGTCTTCTCCTTTTATTAAAGTGATTTTCACATCGGTAACTTCCCATCCTAAAATTCCCTGTACCAAAGCTTTTGGAATGCTGCGTTCAATTTCATTCTGATATTTAATGTGCACGTCGTTTTGTGAAACGATAGAACGATATCTAACTCCAGAATTTAATGGCGCAGGCTCTATTAAAAAAGTCATGATAGCCCAACAAGGTTTAGGCATCCAATACCTGATGTATCCTTCTGCTTTTGAACTGATGGTTTCTTTGTATACGACTTCAGGATCTGTAAAACTTGCTTTTATTGAAAACCGTGTATTTAAAACGTACTCTAATATTTCAATTTGCATTTGCCCCATGAGCAATAATTGCAACTCTTTTTCAGCCTTAAACCATTTGAAACTTAAAGAAGGATCTTCTCTATCTAATTGCTGAAGCGCTTCTGCTAAGGCATTATAATCGGTATTATTATCTGGAATTACCTGAACTGTAAGAACGGGAATATGGAGCTGAGGTAATTTAGGAATTCCCTCAGGATTTCCTATAACATCACCAGATTTTGTTCCTAAAACACCTGTTATTACTCCTATATTACCAGCGGTTAAAATAACATTGTCAGTGTATTTTGTGTGATGTAATTGTTTGGTTTGATTTATTTTCGATTCTAACTGCTGTGTATGATTGTAAATAGTAGATTTAGAAGATAGTTCTCCAGAAAAAACTTTTACATGAGCCATAGTGCCATAAATTTTATGGTGTTCTAACTTAAAAACAAATGCAGAAAGTTCTTTTGTAGTCGTTGTTTTAGAAGTTGGACAGTAGTCAATTATTCCATCCATCAATTCGGTTACTCCAATATTTTTTTTTGCGATTCCTGTATAAACAGGAGTAATCATATTGTCAATGGTTAATCTGCGAATACGCTGTAAATAGTCGTCATCAGTAATAGATTCAGAGTTCAAAAAACGCTCCAACAAATGCTCTTCACACTCTAAAAGATGCTCAATTGTTTTCTCTTTAATTTCAGTATGAGTCGAAGTATTAAAAACAGAAGTGATTGCTGCATTTGTTAATCCCTCATTTTCAGATGAAAATAGCACTACAGGCTTTGCTTTTAAATCGTGTTCTAATTGTGCAATTGTGGTTTCTGCATCCGCCCCTTGGCGATCAATCTTATTGATAAAAATGAGTGTTGGAATTTGCAATTCTTTTAAAGAATCCCAAATATTCAACGTGTGTGCTTGCACGCCTTCAACTGCTGAAACTACTAATACAGCAGTATCAACTATACATAAGACACGTTCTACTTCACTTGAAAAATCAACGTGACCAGGCGTATCTATTAGATTGATTTTGACTCCCTTCCATTCAAACGAAGTAGTTGCAGCTTTTATAGAAATGCCACGTTCTTTTTCTATATCCAAACTGTCTGTACGTGTTGAACCTTTATCTACACTACCCAGTATTTTAATGGCGCCAGAGTTGTATAAAAATTGCTCTGTAAGTGTTGTTTTACCAGCATCTACGTGAGCTAAAATTCCGATGTTAATCGTTGGTTTTTTCATTCTTTGGGCTGATCTTATAAAACGTTCTTAATAAAAGTATCACGTAGCGTTACAAAATTAATGTATTAAAAAGCGTGATGTCATAGTGCTCGTTTTTCTTTTTAATAGTCATTATAAAAAAACACAATTGATATTTCTCATCATCTTGCCTGAGCAAGATGATGAGAATAAAGCTGATTATATCTATTCAACTTTTAAAAAAACAATCAAAAAATAACTGGCTAATCTTTATATTTTTTCCATTTTTAAAAAGAAAAAGAATGACTCCTTTATAAATCCCAATTTAGTGAATACAAAATCAACTAGAAAATCTGCAAGGATTTCCGAAAGTGGAATAGGTCTAGCAATTAATCTATACGGTGTTGACAACCGCTTATATTTCTTTGGAATTCGTAAACCTCCTAAAGTCGATTTCATAAATTTTTTACTCCTAGGGGAAAGTTGACGAAAATGTTATTAAAAAAATGCAACGAGAACTTATACCAAATTATATTTATAATGCCGTATGAATAAATTGAATTATACTACGACGTAGCTCAGCACAGGTTTTTTGATTGATTGATTGATTGAAATCAAAAATAACTAGCATAGCCTTAGCTACGGTAATTATTTTTGATGAAAAGCAGGCGAAAAAAGCCTGTGCCGAATTCGTATCGGTAAAACAATTTATTGCGTCATTATAGGTTTAATTTGGTATTATTTAGACATACGCGTTTTGAAGAGTTCTAAAAGTGAGTTTTAGGGTCTTTCTTTTAATCATTTTTAAAGGTTCTTTTACTAATAGAATTTCAGTTTCAAATAGTGCCGTGTAGAACTTTTCTCATATCAGATAAGGTAGATGCCATACTCCCTTCAGCATTAACAACCTTTGTGAAAAATTGATAATCTAAATAGGTGGTCACATCTCTATCTTTATGGTAAGGTGGTGCTGAATTTGGAATGCTTTGCGAAATAGGTTTTATCATAAGAAAATTAGTTTTTGGGTTGACCACCATCCATCATTCCAACAAGGTCCCTATCAAAAAAGTAATGTTCAGTTTTGTCATTACCTATTATGGTTAGTTTATCGAGATGTTTGCGTGTAGTGGTCTTTTCTTCGAGCTTTTTAGTGACATACCTCTGCATAAATTAGTCACATCATAATCCTTATTTTCAAGACATTCAAAGATAATTTTTATTGTTTTGTTCCGAAAAAATATTTCACTTTTTAAGAAT
It contains:
- a CDS encoding lycopene cyclase family protein — its product is MNYDYIITGSGFAGLSLLYRILKDPVLQTKKVLVLDKTEKKTNDRTWCYWEKGKGLFEPIVTHEWKELEFLTSNLTRRFKLDQYSYKMIKGIDFYNHVLNFSQAFENVTFKYETVKQIQIENDIAFVETENATYAAEYIFNSTTLFNPKINTQNSLLQHFEGWIIKTKKPSFNSKIGTLMDFRLNQEHGTTFMYVLPTSAKEALVEYTLFSEKVLDKERYKVALENYIKDDLKIEDYEITHKEFGIIPMSLADFSRSPNSEKRIINIGTAGGYTKASSGYTFQFIQKNTKEILNNLRKGKPPNPKITFRDHRFHWYDRTLLEVIISGKMTGKEIFSILFKKIQPEKILGFLANESTLKDDIKLMNCLPKTPFLIAGFKQLI
- a CDS encoding YceI family protein yields the protein MKWNIDPTYSEIGFRVKHMMISTVTGHFEHFKSTVETETENFNDSDISFTTQTNSINTKNSDRDASLKSDDFFNAAYPELNFTFNTNLAFKCRIKSASSSLINRYKIEA
- a CDS encoding GTP-binding protein, yielding MKKPTINIGILAHVDAGKTTLTEQFLYNSGAIKILGSVDKGSTRTDSLDIEKERGISIKAATTSFEWKGVKINLIDTPGHVDFSSEVERVLCIVDTAVLVVSAVEGVQAHTLNIWDSLKELQIPTLIFINKIDRQGADAETTIAQLEHDLKAKPVVLFSSENEGLTNAAITSVFNTSTHTEIKEKTIEHLLECEEHLLERFLNSESITDDDYLQRIRRLTIDNMITPVYTGIAKKNIGVTELMDGIIDYCPTSKTTTTKELSAFVFKLEHHKIYGTMAHVKVFSGELSSKSTIYNHTQQLESKINQTKQLHHTKYTDNVILTAGNIGVITGVLGTKSGDVIGNPEGIPKLPQLHIPVLTVQVIPDNNTDYNALAEALQQLDREDPSLSFKWFKAEKELQLLLMGQMQIEILEYVLNTRFSIKASFTDPEVVYKETISSKAEGYIRYWMPKPCWAIMTFLIEPAPLNSGVRYRSIVSQNDVHIKYQNEIERSIPKALVQGILGWEVTDVKITLIKGEDHNVHSRPGDFNLATPMGIMQGLKIGGTHLLEPILSFEIKANEALLGKIVSELSTRRANFETPQFVDDTFRLRGTIPVATSLDFSIKLNAITSGKLRLKLQFYGYDTCPKGEGAIREYKGVNPLDEAQWILHRRGAYKADERII